The DNA region CTGGTTCCTGTTTTCCGCGTGCCAGAGGCCGTTGGTCTCTTTCGCGCTCAGGAATAGTACCTCGACTTTCCCGGGCTGTCAACTTTGTGTCACGTGCCACCCTGCCCCCACCCGCCCCCGCCCTTACCCTGACCCCATGCCCGACGCCGCGCCCCCCGCGCCCAGCCCCCTGAGCACCCGGAAACTGCGGCACATCGAGGCCTGCCTGCTCCCCGAAAGCCAGTACCAGCACGTCACCACCGGCCTCGAACGCGTGCCCTGGCTGTACCGCGCGCTGCCCGAAACGGACCTGGACGACGTGGACCTCCGCACCACCTTCCTGGGCCGGGCCCTCGCGGCCCCCGTGCTGATCGGCGCGATGACCGGCGGCGCCGAGAAGGCCCGCATCATCAACCGCCACCTCGCCACCGCCGCTGCGCGGCTGGGGATCGGCATGATGCTCGGCTCGCAGCGCGTCATGCTCGAACACCCGGACGCCGCCCCCACCTTCCAGGTCCGCGAGCACGCCCCCGACATCCTGCTCGTGGGCAACCTGGGCGCCGCGCAGTTCCTCCAGGGGTACGGTGCCGCCCAGGCCACCCGCGCCGTGCAGGAGGTAGGCGCCGACGCCCTCGCCATCCACGTCAACCCCCTCCAGGAAGCCCTGCAACCCGGCGGCGACACCCACTGGCAGGGCCTCACCGAACGCCTGAACAGCCTGGTGCCCCACCTGCCCTTCCCGGTCATCCTCAAGGAGGTCGGGCACGGCCTGGACCCCGCCACCATCCACGCCGTGCGCCCCGCCGGGTTCGCCGCGCTGGACGTGGCCGGCGCCGGCGGCACCAGCTGGGCCCGGGTGGAACAGCTCGTGCACCACGGCCAGGTGCTCAGTCCTGACCTGTGCGAACTCGGCCACCCCACTGCCGATGCCCTGCGCGCCGCCCGTCTGGCGGCCCCCGGCACGCCCCTGATCGCCTCCGGCGGCATCCGCACCGGCCTGGACGCCGCCCGCGCCCTCAGTCTGGGCGCCGGGGCGGTCGCGGTCGCCCGGCCCCTCCTGGCCCCCGCCCTGGACAGCGCGGACGCCGTGGAAGCGTGGCTGCGGACCTTCCTTCAGGACCTGCGGGTCGCGCTGTTCGTCGGCGGATTCCCCGACGTGCCCTCCGCGCGCGCGGCGTCCGGCTCGTCCTGAAGCGCCTCCACCACCTCCGGCTCCAGGGAATCCGGCGCGCTCCCTTCCTCCAGCCGGTCCGCCACCACCTCCTCCAGCCGGCCCAGGCGCGTCGTGACCGGGTCCGTCGCCACCAGGAACGCCGCCAGCAGTGTTATGCCGGCCGCCAGCAGGTGCAGCTGCACCGTGTCCAGGTCCAGCGCCGCCAGCCCCGCCGCGGCGCCCGCCGCGAGCAGCATCACCCAGATACTGCGGTCCCGCAGCCGCGCCCGGTGCGTCACGATCAGCGAATTCGCCCGCAGGCCCACCAGCGCGATCAACGCGCCCGCCAGCGGCCACGCGACCCACTGCTGACTCACCGCGTCCTTCTTCGCGTCCACGTCACTGATGCCGTGCCCCAGGCCCACGCCCACCATCACCACCGCCAGCGTGAACGGCAGGTGCCCGTACAGCCACGACAGCATCCGCCCCACCTGCCCCTCCACGTGCGCCGCCAGCAGCGGCAGCGCCCGCGCCTGATCGAAGTACAGCCGCCACAACCCCACCACCGTCAGGATTGCCGCCAGCGCCGGCACGAGGGTCGCCCACGTCAGCGCCTGCTTGCGCCCCCCGGTCACCACCTCCGTCACGATGGCGCCCAGCGCGATGATCTGCAGCAGCCCCACCCGCTCCGGCAGGTGCCCCTCATGCGGCAGCCGCGCATGCGCATGTGCGCGCGTGAACACCGGCGTGAGCACCTCCACGGCCAGCGCTGCCCCCCACAGCCCCAATTGCCCGCCCGAGCCGCCCGGCAACGCCGCCGACGCCAGCCACATCCCGCCCGCCAGCCCCTGCGACCCCGCCAGCCGCCACGGGAACGCCTCGCCCTCCTCCCGCGCCGCATGCAACGACTGCAGCGCCTGCAACACGCGGTTCACGCCGAACGCCAGCGCGAACGCCCGGCCCGTGTCCACCAGATCCCCGCGCAGCGTCAGGGCAATCATGCTCATCGTCACCAGCTGCGCCAGCGTGCCCCACCGATACGCCCGCGACTCGTTCCCATACCGCGAGGCGTACACCGCATTGCTCGCCCACGCCCACCACACCGCCCCGAACAGCAGCGTGAACACCCCCAGCTGCGCCAGCTGCGGTGCGTCCCCCAGCCGCTTCGCCAGCTGATCGAACGCCACCACGAAAATCAGGTCATAGAACAGCTCCAGCCACGTGACCTTCTGCTCCCCATGCCCCCCCTGCTCCTGCGAGGGCGGAACCTGCCCCTCCTGAAGGGTGACGTCGTCCGGCTGGCCGGCCGTCACCTCAGCCGCCCCAGCCCCTTGCGGATCAGCGCGTCCGCACTCGCCTCCGGTTCCGCTGCCACCAGCTCCGACACCAAGGCCCGCACCTGCGCCTCCCGGAACCCCAGCGCCAGCAGCGCCTCCACCGCGTCCCGGCCCGCCGTGCTCGCCACCGGCCGCGCCTTCCCGCCCGCGGCCACGCCCGCCACAGCCAGATGCTCCGGCACCTTGCCCTGCAATTCCAGCACCAGCCGCTCCGCGGTCTTCTTGCCCACCCCGGACACGCTGGACAGCAGCTTCGCGTCCCCGCTCAGCAGCCCCTGCGCCAGCGCCGACACCGGCATCGCCGACAACAGCGCCAGCCCCAGCTTCGGCCCCACCCCGCTCACCCCCGTCAGCAGATCAAACAGTTTCACGCTGTCCGCATCCAGAAACCCGAACAGCAACTGCGCGTCCTCCCGCACCACAAACCGCGTGTTCAGCTCCGCGCTCTCGCCCACCACCAGCTTCGAGAGCGTCCCCGCCGGGCACTGCACCTCATACCCCACGCCGCCCGCCACGACCACGGCACTCTGCTCCCTCACTTCACGCACCACGCCGGACAGGTAAGCAATCACCCGCCGATTCTAAAGGCCCACCCACACGCCCGCCGTGTCCAGCCACCCCAAAGGTCACGCTGCCAGAAGCCACGGTGCTCCAGGCCCTGGCCGGGGAACGTGCGCCGTAACAGTTCAGGCGGACATACGCGGGCGGTGAACCCTCCGCGACAGGTGCCAGGGGAGATCATCAAGTGAGGCAATCCGCGCTTCCCCGCCAGCCTAGACTCGTCCCATGCGACCCGTCCTGCTCGCCCTGCTTATCGCCTCCACAGCGGCCGCACAGACCATCCCAGGCACGCAGGCGGCCACAGCAGTCCAGAAGATGTCCATCAGCCGCAACGCGAAACTCTTCACTGGCCGGACCTGCGCCGCGTGGGGAATCACCACCACTCTCGTCCCAGACGACGTCCCCGACGCCCTTCGCAGGCAGACGACCACCGCCGCCGTGAAGGACATCCTCAACCAGTACGCTTAGGCTGGCGTAAAGGTCACGACCCTGCGCTGGACGGCCGACGGCGGGGTAGAGGTGTACGTGAAAGAGGAAGGCCGTTACCGGCACATCGCCGCCCTGAACGACAGAGGCCGGTGGTACACCGTAACATTCAGCTGCCTGCTCAAGTAACAGATTATCGGAGTTCAGGTTCGTGGTTGCCAAATGGTTGATGTCCTACCCGACCCATCAGCTAGAGGCACGCCGAAGCTGTATGGTGAAAGTCCAGCGCCCATATCGGAAACTCCATACCCCATAGAACTGGAGTATGGGCCGGGCATTGTCCACTTTCGACATCCAGCGGAATCACGAGCGCAAGCATCTAGCACTCGGCTTCCCAGGAATGGCTCATATCTGCCCGCAGACACACAAGAGACAGCTGCGCACTGCGGAAGGCGGCATCATTCACGGCATCACCGTATTGCTGCTTCGCGTTGTTGAGGCTCGTGCCGTCCAGCTCGATGGCGATGACGGCCCGAAAGTCAGGCAGACGGACCACCAGGAAATCCATGTGTTTGTTCCGGAGGCGGGCCTTTGCTCCCTGTTTTTCTCCGTATCGCCGGGTTTTGATGGCGAAGATATCGTTCAGGCGAACATTCGGGAGAACCCTGTAACCTTCCGGCAGGGCCAACTCCAGCACCGTGAAAAACGCCAGCTCACCTCGGTCAGGAAGTACGCTTTTGGTTTGATCGGCAGTGACAGGGGCATGCCCGCAGGAACTGATGTGGCCGGTACGCCCCTAGGAATGGTCAGTAGGGATTACCGCACGAGGTTTTGTTGATGGTAACGAACCTATAGGAGATGATCGAGGCTGCCGCCTGTCCGCCACATGAGACTTGTACTTTCGGGACATAGACCTGGGAGACAATCCTCTACCACGGCTGCGAAACACAAATGTAACCCCCTCACCTTGCGGGCGGGGGGTTACATTTGCCGGAACGTCCCGGCCACTTGAGGGCACCGTCTCTGTCCCTTCAGCGCACCACGATGTTGATGATGCGGCCGGGAACGTAGATTTCTTTGATGACGTCTTTACCTTCGATGTAGCGGGCAACGTCGGGGTTGGCGCGGGCGGCGCTCAGGGCTTCTTCCTGCGTGGCGGTTTTGCTGATGTTCACTTCGCCGCGGACTTTGCCGCTGACCTGCACGCCGATGGTGACGGTGTCGCGGGTGGCGGCCTGTTCGTCCACCTGCGGCCAGGGTTGCGTGTGGACGCTGCCGGATTTGCTCTGCGCGGTCCAGATTTCCTCGGCGATGTGAGGGGCGATGGGGGCCAGCATGCGGTTGAAGATGTCCAGCGCCTCGGTCCAGGCGGGGGTACCGTGCGCGGGGCTGCGTTTGGCTTTGACCAGGGTGTTGGTCAGTTCCATCAGGGCGGCGATGATGGTGTTGAAGCTCAGGCGTTCGAAGTCGCCGCTGATTTTCTTCAGGGTGCTGTGCACGGCGTAGCGCAGGTCGGCTTCGGTGATCTTCTCCTCGGGGCCACTGGTCTTGTCGTCGAAGTACAGGTTCCAGACGCGGGACAGCCATTTGGCGGGGCCGTTGATGCCCTGGGAGTCCCAGGGGCCGCCCAGTTCCCAGGGGGCGATGAACATCAGGAAGGTGCGGACGGTGTCGGCGCCGTACTCGCGGACCAGGTCGTCGGGGTCGACGACGTTGCCGCGGGATTTGCTCATCTTCTCGTTGTCTTCCCCCAGAATCATGCCCTGGTTGCGCAGGCGCGCGAAGGGCTCGTGCTGGGTGGTCAGGCCCATGTCGCGCATGACTTTCGTCCAGAAGCGGCTGTACAGCAGGTGCAGGATGGCGTGCTCGATGCCGCCGGTGTACAGGTCCACGGGCAGCAGGCCGGCCTTGCTGGGGTCGAAGGGGCCTTCGTGGTAGTCGGGGCTCAGGTAGCGGTACATGTACCAGGACGAGTCCACGAAGGTGTCCATGGTGTCCGTGTCGCGTTCGGCGGGGCCGCCGCAGCAGGGGCAGGTGGTGGCCTTCCACGCCTCGTCCAGTTTCAGGGGGCTCTGGCCGGTGGGCGTGAATTCCACGTTCTCGGGCAGTTTCACGGGCAGCTGATCTTCGGGGACGGGCTGCATGCCGCACTTCTCGCAGTGCACGAAGGGGATGGGGGTGCCCCAGTAGCGCTGGCGGGCGAACAGCCAGTCACGCAGGCGGTAGGTGGTCTTGGCAGTGGCGACGCCGCGCGCCTCCAGTCTCTCGATGATGGTGGCGATGCTGGCCTTGCCGCCGGGCAGGCCGTCGAACTCGCCGCTGTTCACGATGACGCCGTCGCCGCTGTAAGGCGCTTCGGCGTCATCGGGCATGGGGTCGGCCCCCTCGGCGCGGATCACCTCGCGGATGGGCAGGCCGAACTTCCGGGCGAACGCGAAGTCGCGCTCGTCGTGGGCGGGAACGGCCATGATGGACCCGGTGCCGTACGTGACCAGCACGTAATCCGCAACCCAGATGGGCAGCTGTTCGCCGCTCAGGGGGTGGGTGGCGTAGCTCCCGGTCCACACGCCGGTCTTCTCGCCTTCCTGCTGGCGTTCCACGTCCGTCTTGCGCCCGGCGGCGGCCACGTACGCCTCGACGGCGCCGCGCTGGGCGTCGGTGGTCAGGGCGGCGACCTTGGCGTGCTCGGGGGCCAGGACCATGAAGGTGGCGCCCATCAGGGTGTCGGGGCGGGTGGTGAACACGGTTTCCGGCCCGGCGGGCGTGGCGAAGGTCACCTCGGC from Deinococcus ficus includes:
- the leuS gene encoding leucine--tRNA ligase, encoding MTTESTRPDIQEPRAERYNPHAIEQKWQDAWEQSGLYTFDEHAPGEKHYALTMFPYPSGNLHIGHWYANVAPDARARWMRMRGYNVLFPMGFDAFGLPAENAAIKNRTDPAIWTYKNIEYMTGQFRRMGTMIDWSRQFATSDPEYYRWNQWFFIQFYKRGLAYKKGGLVNWCPKDQTVLANEQVVNGACERCGTPVEKRNLSQWYLKITDYADELLDFTHTDMPEKVRLMQTNWIGKSVGAEVTFATPAGPETVFTTRPDTLMGATFMVLAPEHAKVAALTTDAQRGAVEAYVAAAGRKTDVERQQEGEKTGVWTGSYATHPLSGEQLPIWVADYVLVTYGTGSIMAVPAHDERDFAFARKFGLPIREVIRAEGADPMPDDAEAPYSGDGVIVNSGEFDGLPGGKASIATIIERLEARGVATAKTTYRLRDWLFARQRYWGTPIPFVHCEKCGMQPVPEDQLPVKLPENVEFTPTGQSPLKLDEAWKATTCPCCGGPAERDTDTMDTFVDSSWYMYRYLSPDYHEGPFDPSKAGLLPVDLYTGGIEHAILHLLYSRFWTKVMRDMGLTTQHEPFARLRNQGMILGEDNEKMSKSRGNVVDPDDLVREYGADTVRTFLMFIAPWELGGPWDSQGINGPAKWLSRVWNLYFDDKTSGPEEKITEADLRYAVHSTLKKISGDFERLSFNTIIAALMELTNTLVKAKRSPAHGTPAWTEALDIFNRMLAPIAPHIAEEIWTAQSKSGSVHTQPWPQVDEQAATRDTVTIGVQVSGKVRGEVNISKTATQEEALSAARANPDVARYIEGKDVIKEIYVPGRIINIVVR
- a CDS encoding low temperature requirement protein A, encoding MTAGQPDDVTLQEGQVPPSQEQGGHGEQKVTWLELFYDLIFVVAFDQLAKRLGDAPQLAQLGVFTLLFGAVWWAWASNAVYASRYGNESRAYRWGTLAQLVTMSMIALTLRGDLVDTGRAFALAFGVNRVLQALQSLHAAREEGEAFPWRLAGSQGLAGGMWLASAALPGGSGGQLGLWGAALAVEVLTPVFTRAHAHARLPHEGHLPERVGLLQIIALGAIVTEVVTGGRKQALTWATLVPALAAILTVVGLWRLYFDQARALPLLAAHVEGQVGRMLSWLYGHLPFTLAVVMVGVGLGHGISDVDAKKDAVSQQWVAWPLAGALIALVGLRANSLIVTHRARLRDRSIWVMLLAAGAAAGLAALDLDTVQLHLLAAGITLLAAFLVATDPVTTRLGRLEEVVADRLEEGSAPDSLEPEVVEALQDEPDAARAEGTSGNPPTNSATRRS
- the fni gene encoding type 2 isopentenyl-diphosphate Delta-isomerase, with amino-acid sequence MPDAAPPAPSPLSTRKLRHIEACLLPESQYQHVTTGLERVPWLYRALPETDLDDVDLRTTFLGRALAAPVLIGAMTGGAEKARIINRHLATAAARLGIGMMLGSQRVMLEHPDAAPTFQVREHAPDILLVGNLGAAQFLQGYGAAQATRAVQEVGADALAIHVNPLQEALQPGGDTHWQGLTERLNSLVPHLPFPVILKEVGHGLDPATIHAVRPAGFAALDVAGAGGTSWARVEQLVHHGQVLSPDLCELGHPTADALRAARLAAPGTPLIASGGIRTGLDAARALSLGAGAVAVARPLLAPALDSADAVEAWLRTFLQDLRVALFVGGFPDVPSARAASGSS
- the ruvA gene encoding Holliday junction branch migration protein RuvA produces the protein MIAYLSGVVREVREQSAVVVAGGVGYEVQCPAGTLSKLVVGESAELNTRFVVREDAQLLFGFLDADSVKLFDLLTGVSGVGPKLGLALLSAMPVSALAQGLLSGDAKLLSSVSGVGKKTAERLVLELQGKVPEHLAVAGVAAGGKARPVASTAGRDAVEALLALGFREAQVRALVSELVAAEPEASADALIRKGLGRLR
- a CDS encoding DUF2726 domain-containing protein encodes the protein MLELALPEGYRVLPNVRLNDIFAIKTRRYGEKQGAKARLRNKHMDFLVVRLPDFRAVIAIELDGTSLNNAKQQYGDAVNDAAFRSAQLSLVCLRADMSHSWEAEC